One part of the Sciurus carolinensis chromosome 4, mSciCar1.2, whole genome shotgun sequence genome encodes these proteins:
- the Yars2 gene encoding tyrosine--tRNA ligase, mitochondrial, which yields MAAPMLRCFSRGWWSGTLSLSGVLALGLRKTHSGAQGLLATQKARGLLKDFFPERGTKIELPQLFDRSMTGYSPQTVYCGFDPTGDSLHVGHLLALQSLFHFQRAGHNVIALVGGATARLGDPSGRTKEREALDAERVRTNARALRLGLEALAANHQQLFSDGRTWGSFTVLDNSAWYQKQHLVDFLAAVGGHFRMGTLLSRLSVQTRLQSPEGMSLAEFFYQVLQAYDFYYLFQRYGCRVQLGGSDQLGNIVSGYEFIHKLTGEDVFGITVPLITNTTGAKLGKSAGNAVWLNRDKTSPFELYQFFVRQQDDSVERYLKLFTFLPLPEIDHIMQLHVKEPEKRGAQKRLAAEVTKLVHGQEGLNSAKRCTQALYHSSIDALEVMSDQELKELFKEASFSELVLDPGTSVLDTCRKANAIPDGPRGYRMITEGGVSINHRQVTNPECVLVLGQHILKNGLSLLKIGKKNFYIIKWLQL from the exons ATGGCGGCGCCCATGTTGCGGTGCTTTTCCCGGGGTTGGTGGTCTGGGACCCTAAGCCTGTCAGGGGTTTTGGCCCTGGGGCTGCGTAAGACCCATTCAGGCGCTCAGGGGTTACTAGCGACGCAGAAGGCTCGGGGTCTCCTCAAGGACTTCTTCCCCGAGAGGGGTACGAAGATAGAGCTCCCACAGCTGTTCGACCGAAGCATGACGGGCTACTCTCCCCAGACTGTCTACTGCGGCTTCGACCCCACGGGTGACTCGCTCCACGTAGGGCATCTGCTAGCGCTGCAGAGCCTGTTTCACTTCCAGCGAGCGGGCCACAACGTGATCGCGCTGGTGGGAGGTGCCACCGCGCGCCTGGGAGACCCGAGCGGCCGAACCAAGGAGCGCGAGGCGCTGGACGCGGAGCGCGTGCGTACCAACGCGCGCGCCCTTCGCCTAGGGCTTGAGGCCCTGGCGGCTAATCACCAGCAGCTCTTCTCTGATGGGCGGACCTGGGGCAGCTTCACCGTGTTGGACAACTCAGCCTGGTACCAGAAGCAGCACCTGGTCGACTTCCTAGCAGCTGTGGGTGGCCACTTCCGAATGGGCACGCTGCTGAGCCGACTGAGTGTGCAGACGCGACTCCAGAGCCCCGAGGGCATGAGCTTGGCCGAGTTCTTTTACCAGGTGCTTCAGGCGTATGACTTCTATTACCTGTTCCAGCGTTATGGATGCCGGGTCCAGCTGGGTGGGTCTGATCAGCTGGGCAACATCGTGTCTGGATACGAGTTTATTCACAA GTTGACTGGAGAAGATGTATTTGGAATCACTGTTCCTTTAATTACAAATACAACTGGAGCAAAACTGGGAAAGTCTGCTGGCAATGCTGTTTGGCTAAACAGAGATAAGACATCTCCATTTGAATTGTATCAATTCTTTGTGAGACAGCAAGATGATTCTGTTGAAAG GTATCTGAAACTCTTCACTTTTCTGCCTCTTCCTGAGATTGATCATATTATGCAGCTGCATGTCAAAGAACCAGAAAAGCGGGGTGCTCAAAAACGACTTGCTGCAGAAGTAACAAAGCTTGTTCATGGACAAGAAGGACTGAATTCTGCTAAAAG GTGTACGCAGGCCCTTTATCATAGTAGCATAGACGCACTTGAGGTGATGTCggatcaagagttaaaagagttGTTTAAAGAAGCTTCATTTTCTGAATTAGTTCTTGACCCTGGAACAAGTGTTCTAGATACGTGCCGCAAGGCAAATGCCATTCCAGATGGTCCCCGAGG gtATCGAATGATAACAGAAGGTGGAGTCAGTATAAATCACAGACAAGTAACAAATCCTGAGTGTGTTTTAGTTCTTGGACAACATATTCTCAAGAATGGACTTTCCTtacttaaaataggaaaaaagaatttctacATTATAAAATGGCTTCAGTTATGA